The genomic DNA ACAAGACTTGACCAGGACACCAGCTGAACCATTCCTTACGCAAAACTAACGGTATACTATCTGGCTTTATTTCACTGATATTTCTAGCATCTTCTGTTTTGACTAGGTGTTTAACCACTGATTTTAGCCAAGCGACTAGAGGCGCATCACTATCCACCTGAGATATCGAAGAAATAGCTTCAACCTTCACAGACTGTAAATCGTGCTGTGAACTGTCAGAGACAGGAAAAACGACAAAGATAGCTTGATCATACGGCACTAGCCGGTGGGTTTCATTACAGATCATAAACTTTAGCTGATCACGATTATGCAACTGACGGATATCCCGCTCCATTTGCAATAATCCCGCTAAACTTTTTAACCGAGGATCAAGATTTTGCTCTGCTGCATCATGAACCAGAGCTTCTTCCATTACAGATTCCTTTCTTATTTAAAAATTAGCTGTACCACTCATGCCGGCTAATAGTTCTTTTTGCTTACCCGTCAGTGATGCTTTGACAGCGACTGTTTGACTGGCTGAATCTACTTTAGCACCAATCGTTTGGACCAGTGCGCTATAATGCTTACCCGTCTCATCAATCTTCAACGAAAAGCCATGGCCAACATTCAACCAGCTTAACCAGTGAGAAGGCACAAATAAATCTAACTGTAGGGGACTGTTGTCGATAATTGTTAATAATGGCGCTCCAAATGCCACATTTTCATAGGGATTTGCTAGCCTTTTTACAACCCAACCATCGTATGGTGCCTCAACCACACACCGCTGAACAACCACTTGATTCAAGTCATTGGTTGCTTTTGCTTTTTCCACTTCTGCAGCCGCTATCGCGACATCCAGTTCACTGGCTGCTGACATTTTAGACAATTTTAACTGTGCCTGATAAGTTTTCTTAGCAATTGTTAGTTCCGCCTCACTCATTTGCAAATTCGCTTGCTGCTCTTTACAGTCAAATGCTAGCAAGATCTCCCCTTTCTTAAATAAATCGCCCTCATCAACATTAAACTGAGTAATACGACCATTCATTTGACTTGAAAGTTGGGCTTCATTTTGTGCTACTAATAATACCCGTATATCGCCCTCTATCTCAGATCGCTTCTGGATTGAAGGCTCCGCTTGCACTTCAATGGTAAGCGTAAAAACAAGACAAATAACAGTATTCCCTAGTTTTTTTAATATCCCTATCATTTTATTTGCATCACCCTGACACTGATTTGTCATATTAACCACTGTAAATACTATTTCCCTTCTTATTTACTTTATACTCGAAATGTCTCTTTTAAAAATGATTACTTAAAAAAATAGCCTTTACTGCCACAAAGTGTTGCTTACAGAGAAAGAGAGGAACAAACTTACTATGAGGAATTAGTTCATGACAGGTATACCAGCCACAATTCATTTAAGTGCTAGCAAAGCAGTTGCAGTTAAAATAAACACAGTGAAGGACCTTAAGATATAAAGGTCATATTTATTTTTTAAACTATCTTATTTTTTATTTTTTTTGCGTTTTTTTACTTTCTTTTTTGCTACTGTTTTTTTCTTCATAGGCAAACAGGCTTCAAACCGCTGTTGCAAGTCTTTGACTTTTTGTTCTTTACGTGCATGGACATGGGGCTCCCTTGCAGACACAAAATCGATTACTTTCTCATCACTCATATGCTTGCCTATCTTGCTCTACTTGCGGCTTTCATATTAACTACACTGATTGCTTTCCACCAGGCTTATCTCACCTTGTTTAAAGCCATCTGCCGCTTGGTCTACACCACTTAACCAATTGCCTAAGTATAACCAGATACATCTTCATTATGAACCTTATTCATTGCTGAGGCATATACGCTACATAGCATAATTTACTTGCTAAAAGAGTATCTTTGCTTTTAACTGGCTAGAGCCTGTTGTTAACACAACTAGGAGACTGGCAGGATAGTTGTCTAAGGGGGACTTTGTGGCGGAAATATTAAGCCTATCTCTAATTGCTGTTTTTATACCCACTTTCTTCTTTATTTCCATAACACCAGGCATGTGTATGATGCTTGCTATGACCATGGGCATGACTATTGGCGTAAAGCGCACGTTTTGGATGATGTGGGGGGAGCTGTTGGGTGTTGGCATTGTAGCTACAGCGTCAGTTATTGGTGTTGCCACCCTGATGCTGCAGTACCCCAGTATTTTTGAAGTATTTAAGTATGTAGGTGGCGCTTACCTCAGCTATTTAGGCCTACAAATGTGGTTATCTAAGGGCAAGATGGCTGTTAACCTTGACCAGCCCCATCAGCAAAATGCCAGTGCTATGAGTTTGGCCAGCCAAGGTTTTGTCACTGCTATTGCCAACCCTAAAGGCTGGGCATTTTTTATCTCATTGCTGCCACCTTTTATTAATCAGGCCTTACCTTTAACCCCTCAACTAGTCATATTGCTCGCAATGGTTTTGTCAATTGAGCTATTATGTCTTGTACTTTATGCTACTGGTGGCAGTACATTAAGCAAGCTATTACAACAAAGTGGTAAAGTACGACTGCTGAATCGAGTCTCTGGCTCGTTGATGCTAGCTGTTGGGTTATGGCTTGCCTTTGGTTAATGCTTTATAACGAAAACAATCAGTGGTATGGTCGTTAACCATACCTACTGCCTGCATAAAGGCATAACAAATCGTTGACCCTACAAACTTAAAGCCTCTTTTTTTCAAGTCTTTACTCATCAAGTCTGACTCCTTGGTACTGGCTGGTACATCTTGGATTGAAGTCCATTTATTTTGAATGGACTTACCATTCACAAAAGACCAGATATACGTATCAAAACTGCCAAATTCAGCTTGTGTCTGTAGAAATATTTTCGCATTTACTACTGCAGCATTTACTTTGAGTTTGTTTCTGACGATACCAGGGTTTTCCAATAGCTTGGCAATTTTTTTATCT from Spartinivicinus poritis includes the following:
- a CDS encoding tRNA (uracil-5-)-methyltransferase, which encodes MSDEKVIDFVSAREPHVHARKEQKVKDLQQRFEACLPMKKKTVAKKKVKKRKKNKK
- a CDS encoding LysE family translocator, with the protein product MLSLSLIAVFIPTFFFISITPGMCMMLAMTMGMTIGVKRTFWMMWGELLGVGIVATASVIGVATLMLQYPSIFEVFKYVGGAYLSYLGLQMWLSKGKMAVNLDQPHQQNASAMSLASQGFVTAIANPKGWAFFISLLPPFINQALPLTPQLVILLAMVLSIELLCLVLYATGGSTLSKLLQQSGKVRLLNRVSGSLMLAVGLWLAFG
- a CDS encoding efflux RND transporter periplasmic adaptor subunit, with translation MTNQCQGDANKMIGILKKLGNTVICLVFTLTIEVQAEPSIQKRSEIEGDIRVLLVAQNEAQLSSQMNGRITQFNVDEGDLFKKGEILLAFDCKEQQANLQMSEAELTIAKKTYQAQLKLSKMSAASELDVAIAAAEVEKAKATNDLNQVVVQRCVVEAPYDGWVVKRLANPYENVAFGAPLLTIIDNSPLQLDLFVPSHWLSWLNVGHGFSLKIDETGKHYSALVQTIGAKVDSASQTVAVKASLTGKQKELLAGMSGTANF
- a CDS encoding DNA-3-methyladenine glycosylase I, whose amino-acid sequence is MNRCDWVKSTPLETDYHDKEWGVPVHDDRLLFEFLILEGAQAGLSWSTILAKREGYRKAFDDFNAKKIANYSDKKIAKLLENPGIVRNKLKVNAAVVNAKIFLQTQAEFGSFDTYIWSFVNGKSIQNKWTSIQDVPASTKESDLMSKDLKKRGFKFVGSTICYAFMQAVGMVNDHTTDCFRYKALTKGKP